One genomic region from Populus nigra chromosome 8, ddPopNigr1.1, whole genome shotgun sequence encodes:
- the LOC133701742 gene encoding mediator of RNA polymerase II transcription subunit 15a-like isoform X1, protein MQNCMASNGVQSYAGLQAALPPVSGVTQTIPNTVVQNPNMQSIPGVSQNSVGNSMGQGIPSTMFVNSQRQMLASLDSTAQTGHAKGADWQEEIYQKETNIC, encoded by the exons ATGCAGAATTGCATGGCATCTAATGGAGTTCAAAGTTATGCTGGTTTACAAGCGGCACTGCCTCCTGTCTCTGGTGTAACCCAGACTATCCCCAACACTGTTGTCCAGAATCCTAACATGCAGAGTATCCCTGGTGTTTCACAGAACTCAGTGGGGAATTCAATGGGACAAGGGATTCCCTCCACTATGTTTGTCAATTCTCAGAGACAAATGCTAG CATCCCTAGATTCTACAGCACAGACTGGACATGCAAAAGGCGCTGATTGGCAAGAGGAGATCTATCAGAA GGAGACCAATATTTGCTGA
- the LOC133701742 gene encoding mediator of RNA polymerase II transcription subunit 15a-like isoform X2, translated as MQNCMASNGVQSYAGLQAALPPVSGVTQTIPNTVVQNPNMQSIPGVSQNSVGNSMGQGIPSTMFVNSQRQMLASLDSTAQTGHAKGADWQEEIYQKTNIC; from the exons ATGCAGAATTGCATGGCATCTAATGGAGTTCAAAGTTATGCTGGTTTACAAGCGGCACTGCCTCCTGTCTCTGGTGTAACCCAGACTATCCCCAACACTGTTGTCCAGAATCCTAACATGCAGAGTATCCCTGGTGTTTCACAGAACTCAGTGGGGAATTCAATGGGACAAGGGATTCCCTCCACTATGTTTGTCAATTCTCAGAGACAAATGCTAG CATCCCTAGATTCTACAGCACAGACTGGACATGCAAAAGGCGCTGATTGGCAAGAGGAGATCTATCAGAAG ACCAATATTTGCTGA
- the LOC133701740 gene encoding cuscuta receptor 1-like encodes MSYSYKGKILSYMSGIDLSNNNFVGAIPPEFGNLSEILSLNLSHNNLIRSVPATFSNLKHIESLDLSYNNLNGVIPPQLTGITTLEVFSVAHNNLSGRTPERKYQFATFDESCYEGNPFLCGPPLRNNCSEEVVLPQPVPNDKQGDDGFIDMEFFYISFGVCYTVVVITIAAVLYINPYWRRRWLYFIEDCIDTCYYFMVASFRKFSNFRR; translated from the coding sequence atgtcTTATAGTTACAAGGGGAAAATTCTCAGCTACATGTCTGGTATTGATCTCTCCAATAACAACTTCGTAGGAGCAATCCCACCAGAATTTGGAAACTTAAGTGAGATACTGTCATTGAACTTATCACACAACAATCTCATTAGATCTGTCCCTGCAACTTTCTCAAACCTAAAGCATATTGAGAGTTTGGATCTTTCTTACAACAACTTGAATGGTGTCATCCCTCCACAACTTACTGGAATTACAACACTGGAAGTTTTTAGTGTGGCGCACAATAACTTGTCAGGTAGGACACCCGAGAGAAAATATCAGTTTGCGACCTTTGATGAAAGCTGTTACGAAGGAAATCCTTTCTTGTGTGGACCTCCATTACGAAACAATTGTAGTGAGGAAGTAGTGCTGCCACAGCCAGTGCCTAATGATAAACAAGGAGATGATGGTTTCATAGACATGGAGTTTTTCTACATCAGTTTCGGTGTATGTTACACAGTTGTGGTGATAACGATTGCAGCAGTTCTCTACATCAATCCATATTGGCGACGCAGGTGGTTGTACTTCATTGAAGACTGCATAGATACTTGCTATTATTTTATGGTGGCTAGTTTTCGCAAGTTCTCCAACTTCAGAAGGTGA